Proteins from one Mycteria americana isolate JAX WOST 10 ecotype Jacksonville Zoo and Gardens chromosome 1, USCA_MyAme_1.0, whole genome shotgun sequence genomic window:
- the PKDREJ gene encoding polycystin family receptor for egg jelly: MTALHLLLLQLLCCCPRGLRASSPHLQPPPLLVTCRGPHGQVSQRRDNERWVSCLWNSTMDLRYQPAPGARPEAETKEGQPPPPPRCFWYLNSAWVMNTSRWSGQVMLQTGLLPGSVPPPMASSLLTVQCSSASCAAPECFHHNVSIEMSGQDMRLFVLWPQTHLIHAWQPVELGWCARLKSASWQYRFSSQGGSPSTLLLPSSEHQDTPPPAVYPTAELHQTCATYYSYHLTVRYRHHGLHVASVSIEQMPQISLSLSLKVEPDLLHVLSVSSKLLSVPQEPVSLSWRLQPLTPRTLAYRLVDTQAIGGWLHSYSSFTLQSNFCAIPTPESPGEVVVASIYFHVDGKRFEELTGELHLLNGTLSLTAGRETPTHVNLHQGKTNRSTYIFRYNHGTFYTTKENNRPTFTDGPNTRTVFYQHKELSYLLSIEFVAFQWYKFNMYLYMNRKRALFRSLAERDLEVHVFSSSRPSFLQSFTYLVWFIPAQHPMLQCEWTFHLQLFGTQKDHLLQNSTYTYNDHVRNATRFVRRSALPFDPEKYTGFVAKVNCTRSALTPALLGVRVNNYAAKTIEAPVSCQKEACYIHTVQIQKPVLHTSVLRQKRGTSFYLFVRLLVDCNVGISIKPLWRIYPVRDTTTIPDWRKPINSSLMYGVEMIHLTVPSFTLDYGLYLFYFTVAITPIRTTTVLRGSDKVYVQIESTDLVANIAGGTFRTVGFSDNWTLDGSASYDPDSQEGLKGITFTWYCTKDVSDYKNMKVSPGNRCHPAQRDLKWLTSSGPVQAMPPESLPGNTVYYFRLAIQKDRRRSYADQTVDVQPGSPLLLNVACLENCGSTLIPTERFALSGKCLNCRTNSQPVYYWSLFSENSTEISFDWSSRTSTGRSGAYLSIHALTFTKTAHRSYILLLKVTTWDGRSSIYRHAFKVNSPPRAGKCTINPHWGTAFLTKFVVQCSGFSDSNLPLTYKVIVASNVPKTTKITSVEENTFGTILYFGYQPKTPPSFLPVGVPSQKYTLTLYVQVRDSLGAFTQVSLYVRVRNPVNSRPLAVVFHELLASVSGLSAPMTSYLQTGDYFSAGYLAYLAASVLNYIKASPTLQLPKAQFRESLIKTALNISVESTMEINQVVASLSQVTEEADEVNIRSQDLAIKKLTEVTGVLKIQRNESHWSEEAEIQTSGILRCLSNILRAALLHRRNVNVSGVKQVFSIMENLTEIVFQGKVPGETETLMETKHWNITLKKDETWNIANAFSTRNTCRNCFYPSLKKGNYSGLPQDAVISTALFEFDENPFPWLGYTSEIATMVLGFKMAETKANGDLLGIMPEGAEITIARKDKESSTFQLAMGPDKTQAYTTGGFSFEVNRNTKSIYIQILTKLKVTFKVLVFTGTNVTHAHPIASFAAFHNMSTVARKNETASTDCNIKAPYIICLPESMLTATAQGSDADTHNISIVLLTPYVIRYQNQRLVSIHVFSDQCLFLDGVRSLWREDTCRLGSLTDWQRVHCVCNMKRRHRSLSVHTVSNASTFDIRFLAAKVIVTPNTVDLGKTLIADIPKNPVTLLTVVFIFAVYFLLSLWAMRKDRADRDSKGKIIVLPDNDPFDKVSFLVTLYTGSRWGAGTKADVFLQLIGQNGTSDVHCLRHPHFPSFQQGSTDCFLLTTKKDLGDICSFRVWHNNKGPSPSWFLSRAKVENMSTRKTWFFMCRKWLSLDKGDHSLERTFSVINPKTPLPRIDYFLINLANSLTEGHLWLSIFAHVLTGTFSRLQRLSSCLAILLLNLLVNIMFFNADKNEESPIHLRYLRSITVGIECALLTIPVEMIIIALFKYSQKEPSPRGVAQTDPKVSSPLLTGNLKNQKEHLQKLYLSETSAQSRNISPLENLPGPSNSQSLPCSRKTRSMGAPQNWSNCTVSERGANVIGTEEQTITTNSPPMAKACQRRPPSNSNFSNNYTEEGSNFQKERKLSITSMPFRKRPHVVFYWWCIYLSWALVIAVTGLSSFFIVLYGLSYGYQTSLEWLLASAISFIENVFLLSILKISFFSAMSTIRPKYCENITWSTQEKYSEMKLAKETMSADERREIHLKLAKVRGTKQYKPLEADDIANMLKRAKIKVKAFIFTKGFSSHLVFLTLLLNFAYSTENTNSFHYNRFIHNQFSPQLSSVDKLEHIYVWVKDLFLPLIHNDIQPTFLPNSWSKIIGLPRMRQVRAKGTEKKCFHPHSFVNNFVISKSHCLHKYGSDIPEKGDYAGTWTKVANQSVSKDASSYSGFTYQRNRTPWMYYSYGDLHTYGPAGYTLYFFPEEGRLNSTTRLDALQQSNWLDEKTWAVIIELTTFNSDADLFCTISVIFEMSHFGIIKPSLSVHSFALPIFHQQTKAQMFVFVTVLAFLFIYIADELHIIGKEKKDYIKNISNIINFGLKSAFLLFVFLKIIKFKVGADIVKFYLLHPNDFIHFHAVSHLDQILRITMGFLAFLVVLKTLKYSQFFYGVRLAQRSIMAALPGISSMALVVVVYFFVFMTFGYLVFGQHEWNYNNMIHSAQTIFSYCVSAFRDTAFSSNRLLGGLFLASFMLVMICVLINLFQAVIMSAYGDMKQPVYEEPSDEAQAVTFVLQRLRRIFYLLICKTSKTSEPDLFHSVLYGQLERRHQRHLGLKNRKINGKKMVYLVI; encoded by the coding sequence ATGACAGCTCTCCAtcttctcctccttcagctgctctgctgctgtccccGAGGCTTGAGGGCCTcctctccccatctccagccACCACCCCTGCTGGTCACCTGCCGGGGCCCTCACGGACAAGTCTCTCAACGGCGGGACAACGAGCGCTGGGTCTCATGCCTGTGGAACAGCACCATGGACCTGCGTTACCAGCCTGCCCCAGGAGCACGACCAGAGGCAGAGACGAAAGAGGGGCAGCCACCACCCCCACCACGGTGTTTCTGGTACCTGAACTCGGCCTGGGTAATGAACACATCACGCTGGTCAGGCCAAGTCATGCTGCAGACAGGCCTCCTACCGGGAAGCGTTCCTCCACCCATGGCCTCCAGCCTCCTTACAGTGCAATGCTCATCTGCTTCATGCGCTGCACCCGAGTGCTTTCACCACAATGTGAGCATCGAGATGTCTGGGCAGGATATGCGACTGTTCGTGCTTTGGCCACAGACACACCTGATCCATGCATGGCAGCCAGTAGAGTTGGGCTGGTGTGCACGCCTCAAGAGTGCCAGCTGGCAGTACCGCTTCAGCAGCCAGGGAGGCAGCCCCTCTacccttctccttcccagcagtGAGCACCAAGACACGCCACCACCTGCTGTCTACCCAACAGCTGAGTTGCATCAGACCTGTGCCACCTACTACAGCTACCACTTGACTGTGCGCTACAGGCACCACGGGCTCCATGTTGCTTCAGTCAGCATCGAGCAGATGCCTCAGATAAGCCTCAGCCTCTCTCTCAAGGTAGAGCCTGACTTGCTGCATGTCCTCAGTGTCAGCTCCAAGCTCCTTAGTGTTCCTCAAGAGCCCGTCAGCCTCTCCTGGAGGCTTCAGCCCCTTACGCCAAGGACACTGGCCTACAGACTGGTGGACACGCAAGCTATAGGAGGCTGGCTCCATTCCTACAGTTCCTTTACTCTGCAGAGCAATTTCTGTGCCATTCCCACACCTGAGAGCCCGggtgaggtggtggtggccagcatttattttcatgttgatGGAAAGAGGTTCGAGGAATTGACAGGAGAACTACATCTACTCAATGGTACCCTGAGCCTAACTGCAGGCAGAGAAACTCCCACCCATGTCAACCTGCACCAGGGAAAGACCAACAGGAGCACTTACATTTTCAGGTACAACCACGGAACGTTTTACACaaccaaagaaaacaacagaCCCACTTTCACAGATGGCCCTAACACACGCACTGTGTTCTACCAACACAAGGAGCTCTCCTACTTACTCTCCATAGAGTTTGTGGCCTTCCAGTGGTACAAGTTCAATATGTATCTTTATATGAATCGGAAGAGGGCTTTGTTTAGGTCTCTGGCAGAAAGAGACCTTGAAGTCcatgttttcagcagcagccgtccttcttttctgcagagctttacTTATTTAGTGTGGTTTATCCCTGCACAACATCCAATGCTACAGTGCGAGTGGACCTTCCACCTGCAGCTTTTTGGAACACAAAAAGACCACCTTCTCCAGAATAGCACATATACATACAACGATCATGTAAGAAATGCCACACGTTTTGTCCGTCGCTCTGCTTTACCCTTTGATCCAGAGAAATACACGGGGTTTGTGGCAAAAGTGAACTGTACCAGAAGTGCACTTACACCAGCTCTTTTAGGAGTCAGAGTCAACAACTATGCTGCAAAAACCATAGAAGCACCAGTGTCTTGCCAGAAAGAAGCATGTTACATACACACCGTGCAGATTCAGAAACCTGTTCTTCACACCTCTGTCCTGCGCCAGAAAAGGGGGACATCTTTTTACCTCTTTGTCAGATTGCTAGTAGACTGCAATGTCGGTATATCTATCAAGCCCTTGTGGCGAATCTATCCTGTTCGGGACACAACAACTATTCCGGACTGGAGAAAACCAATAAACTCTTCTTTGATGTATGGCGTAGAAATGATACACTTAACTGTTCCCAGTTTTACTTTAGATTATGGGTTGTatctgttttatttcactgttgCGATAACCCCAATTAGGACCACAACAGTCCTCAGGGGCTCAGATAAAGTTTATGTTCAGATTGAGAGCACCGATCTAGTGGCAAATATTGCAGGAGGCACGTTCCGCACAGTGGGTTTTTCTGATAATTGGACTCTTGATGGCTCTGCATCCTACGATCCTGATTCACAGGAAGGACTAAAGGGAATCACATTTACTTGGTACTGCACTAAAGACGTGTCAGACTATAAAAACATGAAAGTCAGCCCAGGAAATAGATGCCATCCGGCCCAGAGGGATTTGAAATGGTTAACATCCTCAGGTCCAGTTCAAGCAATGCCACCAGAATCCCTCCCAGGAAACACTGTGTACTACTTTCGTCTAGCAATTCAGAAGGATAGAAGGAGGAGTTATGCCGACCAAACTGTAGATGTGCAGCCCGGCTCCCCACTCCTTCTGAACGTGGCATGCCTTGAAAACTGTGGTAGCACTCTAATTCCAACAGAGAGATTTGCCTTGTCTGGAAAATGCCTAAATTGTAGAACAAACAGCCAGCCAGTCTACTACTGGTCCCTTTTTTCAGAAAACTCTACAGAAATTAGCTTTGACTGGTCTTCCAGAACCTCAACGGGGAGGTCTGGGGCTTACCTGTCTATACATGCTCTGACTTTTACAAAGACTGCACATCGATCCTACATACTTCTGTTAAAAGTAACTACCTGGGATGGTAGGTCCTCAATCTACAGACATGCATTTAAGGTAAATTCTCCTCCTAGGGCTGGCAAGTGTACCATCAACCCACATTGGGGTACAGCCTTCCTGACAAAATTTGTTGTTCAATGCAGTGGATTTTCTGACAGCAATTTACCTCTGACATATAAAGTGATAGTAGCTTCCAATGTACCCAAAACTACCAAAATAACTTCTGTGGAGGAAAATACATTTGGCACAATTCTGTACTTTGGTTATCAGCCTAAAACTCCTCCATCTTTTCTCCCAGTTGGAGTGCCTTCTCAGAAGTACACCTTGACACTTTACGTTCAAGTCCGCGATTCTCTTGGAGCATTTACCCAAGTGAGTTTATATGTTCGCGTACGGAACCCAGTTAACAGTCGACCACTAGCTGTTGTGTTTCATGAACTGCTGGCCTCAGTGAGCGGTTTAAGCGCACCGATGACATCTTATCTCCAGACTGGAGATTATTTTAGCGCAGGTTATTTGGCTTATCTGGCAGCCTCAGTCTTAAACTATATTAAAGCCTCACCAACTCTCCAGCTCCCTAAGGCTCAGTTTCGGGAAAGCCTGATTAAAACAGCCCTGAATATTTCAGTTGAGAGCACAATGGAAATCAACCAAGTAGTTGCTTCTCTTTCTCAAGTCACAGAGGAAGCTGACGAAGTGAACATTAGATCACAAGACCTTGCCATTAAGAAACTGACAGAAGTAACAGGAGTGCTGAAGATACAGAGGAACGAGAGCCATTGGTCTGAGGAAGCAGAAATTCAGACCAGTGGAATACTAAGATGCTTGTCCAACATCCTgagagctgctcttctgcatcGCAGGAATGTCAATGTAAGTGGAGTTAAACAAGTCTTCTCCATCATGGAAAATTTAACAGAGATAGTTTTTCAGGGCAAAGTCCCTGGAGAAACAGAAACTCTAATGGAAACAAAACACTGGAATATCACTCTGAAGAAAGATGAAACCTGGAACATTGCAAATGCTTTCTCTACCAGAAACACCTGCAGGAATTGCTTTTATCCATCActgaaaaagggaaattattcaGGATTGCCTCAGGATGCTGTGATTTCCACTGCCCTTTTTGAGTTTGATGAGAACCCCTTCCCTTGGTTAGGTTACACATCAGAAATTGCAACAATGGTCTTGGGGTTCAAAATGGCAGAGACCAAGGCTAATGGGGATCTACTAGGGATCATGCCTGAAGGAGCAGAAATTACTATTGCTAGGAAAGATAAGGAATCTTCAACTTTTCAGTTAGCAATGGGACCCGATAAAACACAAGCTTACACAACTGGAGGATTTAGttttgaagtcaacagaaataCCAAGAGCATATACATCCAGATCCTGACAAAATTAAAAGTTACTTTCAAGGTGCTAGTATTTACAGGCACCAACGTCACTCATGCTCATCCCATAGCCTCGTTTGCTGCTTTTCACAACATGTCAACAGTCGCACGCAAAAATGAGACAGCTAGCACTGACTGTAACATTAAGGCTCCCTATATTATCTGTCTCCCAGAGTCAATGCTGACAGCCACAGCTCAAGGAAGCGATGCAGACACTCATAACATCTCCATTGTCTTGCTGACACCCTATGTCATAAGGTACCAAAACCAGAGACTGGTGAGCATACACGTTTTTAGTGATCAGTGCTTATTTCTGGATGGAGTTCGAAGCCTGTGGAGAGAAGACACGTGCAGGCTTGGCTCCTTGACTGACTGGCAAAGGGTACACTGTGTCTGCAATATGAAGCGGCGTCACAGAAGTCTGTCAGTCCACACTGTGTCAAATGCATCCACGTTTGACATCAGGTTCCTGGCAGCCAAAGTAATAGTTACTCCCAACACAGTAGATCTGGGAAAAACCCTGATAGCAGACATACCTAAAAACCCAGTGACCCTCTTAACAGTggtctttatttttgctgtatacTTTCTTTTGTCCCTCTGGGCCATGAGAAAAGACAGGGCTGACAGGGACAGCAAAGGCAAGATTATAGTTCTGCCAGACAACGACCCCTTTGATAAAGTGAGCTTTTTGGTCACTTTATACACAGGCAGTCGCTGGGGAGCTGGAACCAAAGCAGATGTCTTTCTTCAGCTCATCGGCCAGAATGGCACGAGTGACGTCCATTGTTTACGGCACCCACATTTTCCATCTTTCCAACAAGGAAGCACTGATTGCTTTCTGTTAACTACTAAGAAAGATTTGGGGGACATTTGTTCCTTCAGGGTCTGGCACAATAACAAGGGCCCATCTCCAAGCTGGTTCTTAAGCAGAGCCAAAGTTGAGAATATGTCCACCAGGAAGACCTGGTTCTTTATGTGCAGAAAATGGCTTTCTCTTGACAAGGGCGATCACTCATTAGAAAGGACATTTTCTGTCATAAACCCCAAGACACCTCTGCCCAGAATCGACTATTTTTTGATTAATCTTGCCAACAGCCTGACAGAGGGCCATCTGTGGCTCTCAATTTTTGCTCATGTTCTCACTGGCACTTTCAGCAGGCTCCAAAGGTTGTCTTCGTGTTTAGCAATATTATTGTTAAACTTGCTTGTTAACATTATGTTCTTTAATGCTGACAAGAATGAAGAATCTCCAATACACTTGAGGTATTTGAGATCAATAACAGTAGGAATTGAATGTGCTTTGCTTACCATACCTGTGGAAATGATTATAATTGCCTTATTTAAGTATTCCCAGAAGGAACCTTCTCCTCGTGGTGTGGCTCAGACGGACCCAAAAGTGAGTTCACCCCTCCTGACTGGAAATCTTAAGAACCAGAAGGAACATTTGCAAAAATTGTACCTTTCAGAAACTTCAGCACAATCGAGGAATATTAGTCCTTTGGAGAACCTTCCTGGTCCCAGCAACTCACAGAGCCTGCCATGTTCCAGAAAGACAAGAAGCATGGGAGCTCCCCAAAACTGGAGTAATTGCACAGTTTCTGAAAGAGGTGCAAATGTAATTGGAACAGAGGAGCAGACGATAACCACAAATTCGCCTCCAATGGCTAAGGCCTGCCAGAGAAGGCCACCATCAAATTCCAATTTTAGTAACAATTACACAGAAGAAGGGAGcaactttcagaaagaaaggaaactaaGCATTACCTCCATGCCCTTTCGCAAGAGACCGCACGTAGTTTTTTATTGGTGGTGCATCTATCTCTCATGGGCACTAGTTATAGCTGTCACTGGGCTATCATCATTTTTCATTGTGTTATATGGTTTGTCTTATGGCTATCAGACTTCACTAGAGTGGCTTTTAGCATCTGCAATCTCCTTTATTGAGAATGTGTTTCTCCTTTCAATTCTAAAAATCAGTTTTTTCTCAGCTATGAGTACAATTCGTCCAAAATACTGTGAAAACATCACATGGTCAACTCAGGAAAAGTATTCTGAGATGAAGTTGGCTAAAGAAACGATGAGTGCTGATGAGAGGAGAGAGATTCACTTGAAACTTGCTAAAGTCAGAGGCACCAAGCAGTATAAGCCTTTAGAAGCTGATGACATTGCAAACATGCTGAAAAGGGCAAAAATTAAAGTCAaggcatttattttcacaaaaggTTTCAGCAGTCACCTTGTCTTTTTAACACTGCTATTAAATTTTGCCTATTCCACTGAGAACACCAACAGTTTCCACTACAACCGATTTATCCATAACCAATTCTCTCCACAACTCTCCAGTGTAGATAAGCTAGAACATATCTACGTGTGGGTGAAAGACTTGTTCTTGCCTTTGATCCACAATGACATTCAGCCAACCTTTCTTCCCAACAGCTGGTCCAAAATCATTGGTTTGCCTAGGATGAGGCAAGTGCGGGCTAAAGGTAcggagaaaaaatgtttccatccTCACAGCTTTGTAAATAACTTTGTGATCAGTAAAAGCCACTGTCTTCACAAATATGGCAGTGACATCCCAGAGAAAGGTGACTACGCTGGCACTTGGACAAAGGTTGCCAACCAGTCTGTTTCCAAGGATGCCAGCAGTTACAGTGGGTTCACTTACCAGCGAAACAGAACTCCGTGGATGTATTATTCATATGGAGATTTGCACACATATGGACCAGCAGGATACACGCTTTACTTTTTCCCTGAAGAAGGAAGACTTAATTCAACGACAAGGCTGGATGCTCTACAACAGAGCAACTGGCTTGATGAAAAGACATGGGCTGTGATCATTGAACTAACTACATTTAACTCAGATGCGGATCTCTTTTGCACCATCTCAGTCATATTTGAAATGTCTCATTTTGGGATCATAAAACCAAGTTTGTCAGTACACTCTTTTGCACTGCCCATTTTTCATCAGCAAACTAAAGCtcaaatgtttgtgtttgtaACTGTTCTTGCCTTTCTGTTCATTTACATTGCAGATGAGCTTCACATcataggcaaagaaaaaaaagattatattaaaaacatttccaataTAATTAACTTTGGCTTAAAATCAGcattccttctttttgtttttttaaagatcataAAGTTTAAGGTGGGAGCAGATATAGTGAAGTTTTACTTACTTCACCCAAAtgatttcattcattttcatgcaGTTTCTCATTTAGATCAGATTTTAAGGATTACTATGGGCTTTTTAGCATTTCTTGTAGTTTTGAAAACTCTAAAATATTCTCAGTTTTTTTATGGCGTGCGCCTGGCACAAAGATCGATCATGGCAGCCCTTCCTGGAATCTCCTCAATGGCCCTTGTGGTGGTGGTGTACTTCTTTGTATTTATGACTTTTGGCTACCTTGTGTTTGGGCAGCATGAATGGAATTACAATAACATGATTCACTCAGCTCAGACTATATTCTCTTACTGTGTCTCAGCTTTCAGAGATACCGCATTTTCATCCAACAGGTTGCTGGGTGGTCTTTTCCTAGCCTCTTTCATGTTGGTGATGATCTGTGTCTTGATCAATCTCTTCCAAGCTGTTATTATGTCTGCCTATGGAGATATGAAACAACCCGTATATGAAGAACCATCTGATGAAGCACAAGCAGTTACTTTTGTATTGCAAAGGCTCAGGAGGATATTTTATCTTCTGATCTGTAAAACATCCAAAACCAGTGAGCCTGACCTTTTTCACAGTGTACTCTATGGGCAGCTTGAGAGAAGACATCAGCGACATTTAGGgctcaagaacagaaaaataaatggaaaaaaaatggtttatctTGTCAtatga